A DNA window from Acidobacteriota bacterium contains the following coding sequences:
- a CDS encoding phage tail protein, whose amino-acid sequence MPTEILMALGTFRFSVDTAGYEDLRRTAEQRWAAQERVRKGPALQHMGPGEESIELRGIIYPHYRGGAGQVSAMRALSAQGVPQMLVDGRGMVHGWWVIERVEEGQSSLFADGVPRRQEFSLVLRRYHDAVTGAAP is encoded by the coding sequence ATGCCGACTGAGATTCTAATGGCTCTCGGCACGTTTCGATTCTCCGTGGACACCGCGGGGTACGAGGACTTGCGGCGCACGGCGGAGCAACGCTGGGCGGCCCAAGAACGGGTTCGTAAGGGCCCGGCGTTGCAGCACATGGGACCCGGGGAAGAGTCCATAGAGCTGCGTGGAATTATCTATCCCCACTACCGCGGGGGCGCCGGCCAGGTGAGCGCCATGCGAGCCCTATCGGCGCAGGGCGTGCCTCAGATGCTGGTGGACGGCCGTGGCATGGTCCACGGCTGGTGGGTTATCGAGAGAGTAGAGGAAGGGCAGTCGTCGCTGTTCGCCGATGGGGTGCCGCGTCGTCAGGAATTCAGCCTGGTGTTACGCCGGTACCATGACGCCGTCACGGGAGCCGCCCCATGA
- a CDS encoding tail protein X gives MIRIEDAAAVITADGDVLDRVCWEYYGFEGCVESVLEANPGIAALGPSLPAGIRVVMPAITDGTVAAPVRLWD, from the coding sequence ATGATTCGGATTGAGGATGCCGCCGCAGTGATAACGGCCGACGGCGACGTGCTGGACCGAGTGTGCTGGGAGTACTACGGGTTCGAGGGGTGTGTTGAGTCCGTGCTGGAGGCTAACCCTGGGATAGCCGCCTTGGGGCCCTCATTACCGGCGGGGATTCGGGTCGTCATGCCAGCCATCACGGATGGAACAGTCGCAGCGCCCGTGAGACTGTGGGACTAG
- a CDS encoding contractile injection system protein, VgrG/Pvc8 family, whose amino-acid sequence MRPDFKVVADTQDVTAVIRSRLVSLEIVDEAGVQSDSAEIVLSDHGEHVALPRRGATLEISMGYAGRAMVALGTYVVDEVEISGSPPTLTVRSRAANLRETAKSQHTRAWEGTTLGAILSAIAKEEGWRAQVHPTVSALPIVRADQANESNLHFMTRLGEQHGCIAKVAQGTLVVVPAGGGESGSGKPLGATIITPERCAPGWRVTLADRGKYKRVVASWHDPSTGRRVGETAGEGDPAYTLNETFSDATSARRAAESRLAALERGKGTVSLEIVPGEPGLCAAGVIELRGFREGADGRWSCKRVCHKVTGGGGCSTAVEAESLQTDGSVAP is encoded by the coding sequence ATGAGGCCGGACTTCAAGGTGGTGGCCGACACCCAAGACGTGACTGCCGTCATCCGGAGCCGGTTGGTATCACTTGAAATAGTCGATGAGGCAGGCGTGCAGAGCGACAGCGCCGAGATTGTGCTCAGCGACCACGGAGAGCACGTGGCCCTCCCCCGGCGGGGCGCGACCCTGGAGATCTCCATGGGTTACGCAGGGCGCGCAATGGTGGCTCTGGGCACCTATGTCGTGGACGAGGTCGAAATATCGGGATCTCCCCCCACCCTGACCGTCCGGTCCAGGGCCGCGAACTTGCGTGAGACCGCCAAGTCCCAGCATACGCGAGCTTGGGAGGGCACGACGCTGGGCGCGATTCTTTCCGCCATCGCCAAGGAGGAGGGATGGCGCGCCCAGGTTCACCCCACTGTTTCGGCGCTCCCCATTGTAAGGGCGGACCAGGCGAATGAGAGCAATCTGCACTTTATGACTCGCCTGGGCGAGCAACACGGGTGCATCGCCAAGGTGGCCCAAGGGACCTTGGTGGTGGTGCCCGCTGGGGGCGGCGAAAGCGGCTCCGGAAAGCCCTTGGGCGCGACAATTATCACTCCGGAGCGGTGCGCGCCCGGGTGGCGTGTCACGTTAGCGGACCGCGGGAAGTACAAACGGGTGGTGGCCTCTTGGCACGACCCCTCCACGGGCAGGCGTGTGGGCGAGACCGCTGGTGAAGGCGACCCCGCCTACACTCTCAACGAGACCTTTTCTGACGCCACCTCCGCCCGGCGTGCGGCCGAATCGCGTCTCGCGGCGCTGGAAAGAGGGAAGGGCACCGTGAGTCTGGAGATTGTGCCTGGGGAACCCGGCCTGTGCGCGGCCGGTGTGATCGAGTTACGCGGCTTTCGCGAAGGCGCGGACGGCCGCTGGTCCTGCAAGCGGGTGTGTCATAAAGTTACAGGT